The following is a genomic window from Rhizobium sp. NRK18.
ATTTCTGTCGGAAAGGGCAGGCGAGGGCTGGCGCGATGTCACTTATCATCAGGCGCTTGTCCATATCCGCGCGATAGCCTCGGCGCTGATTGCCCGGGGCATGGGGCCGGAAACCCCGATCGTCATCCTTTCGGGCAATTCGATCGATCATGCATTGCTGTCCTATGGTGCGCAATTTGCCGGCGTGCCGACGGTGCCGCTCGCCGAACAGTATTCGCTGATCCCGGAGGCTCATGCGCGCCTGCTCTACATCGTCGAAAAGGTCTGCCCGGCACTCGCCTTTGTGGACGATGCGGGCCTTTATGCCGGCGCTCTTGGCCTGCCAGCCCTTGCCGGCGTAGAGATCGTCGCCAGCCGCACGGACGGCGCGCTCCGGCCGGTCACGCCGTTTGCGGATCTCCTTGCGGAAGAAGTCGCGGCTGACGTCGACGAGCGTCTTGCCACGGTCGGTCCCGACACCGTCGCCAAAATCCTCTTCACCTCCGGCTCCTCCTCCGATCCGAAGGGTGTCCTCACGACACAGAGGATGATGTGCGCGAACCAGTCGCAGATGGCTTCGGTGCTGCCTTTCCTCAAGGATCGCCCACCGAGCATCTGCGACTGGCTGCCCTGGAACCATGTCTTCGGCGGATCGCACAATCTCAACATGATGCTGGCGCATGGCGGCACGCTGACGATCGACAACGGCAAGCCGACAAAGGCACTGTTTGCCGAGACCGTGCGCAACACCACCGAGCGGCCGGGAACGCTGTCCTTCAATGTGCCGGTCGGCTTCTCCATGCTGGTGCGGGAAATGCAGACAAATGCTGCGCTGCGCGAAGCCTATTTCCGTGATCTGGACATGATCTTCTACGCCGGTGCCTCGCTGCCGCAGGATGTCTGGACCAGCCTGGAGACGATGGCGATGGAACAGCGGGGCCGCATTCCGCTGATGATCTCGAGCTGGGGCATGACCGAGACGGCGCCGGCGACCGTCATGGTGCACGAGCCGATCGGGCGTTCGGGCGTCATCGGCGTGCCCTTGCCCGGCACAGAGGTCAAGCTCATCCCGGACGAGGATCTGCGGTGCGAACTGCGCGTCAAAGGGCCGAACATCATGCCGGGCTACTATGGCGATCCGGCGAAGACCGCCGAGGCCTTCGACGAGGGCGGTTTCCTGAAGACAGGCGATGCGGTTCGCTTCGTCGATCCCGCGGATCCGGATCGCGGCCTGATCTTCGACGGACGAGTCTCGGAGGATTTCAAGCTCCAGACGGGAACATGGGTCCAGGCGGGCAAGCTGCGGCTCGACGCACTCGAAGGCTTGCGCGGGCTGGTGCAGGACGTCGTCGTCTGCGGTCACGACCGGGATGCGATCGGTCTCTTCATCTTTCCCCGCGCCGACCAGGTACACGGCGACAACTGTTCCGACGGCGCGGTGATCGACAGCATTCTGCAGGCGACGATCGAGGAACGGCTCAGGGCCATGGCAAAGACCGCAACGGGTTCCGGCCGGCGCATCAGCCGGGCGATGATCCTCGCCGAACCGCCGTCGCTCAAGGACGGTGAACTGACCGACAAGGGCTCGCTCAACGTGCGCAAGATCATCACGCGCCGGGCCCGTCTGCTGGAGCGCCTCTACGACAACGAAGACCCGGCGCTGATACGCGTCTGAGGGAGGTTTTACATGGTGGATTTTGCCAAGGTTCGCGCGATCGACATTCACACCCATGCCGAGGAGCCCTGCGGCTGCCATGCCGACGACGGCTATGACGAACTGCAATGCACGATGGCCGGCTATTTCGGCGCGCCATGGACACACCCGCCGACCATTCCGCAGACGGCGGCTCATTACCGCGAGAAGAATATCGCGGCGGTGATCTTCCCGGTCGACGCCGAACGCGAGACGGGCTATCGCCGCTATTCCAACGACGAGGTGCTGGAACTCGTCAAGCAGAACGACGACGTCCTCATTCCGTTTGCCTCGATCGATCCGTGGAAGGGCAAGATGGCGGTGCGCGAGGCGCGGCGGCTGGTCGAGGAGCATGGCATAAAGGGCTTCAAGTTCCACCCGACCATGCAGGGCTTCTATCCCAATGATCGCATGGCCTACCCGTTCTACGAGGTTCTGGCCGAGCATCGCTGCGTGGCCCTGTTCCATACCGGCCAGACCGGGGTCGGATCGGGCATGCGCGGCGGCAACGGAATGCGGCTCAAATATTCCAACCCGATGCATCTCGATGATGTGGCTGTCGATTTTCCCGACATGAACATCATCGCCGCCCATCCGAGCTTTCCGTGGCAGGAGGAGGCGCTGGCCGTCGCCCAGCACAAGCCGAACGTCTATATCGACCTCTCCGGCTGGTCGCCGAAATATTTCCCGCCGATCCTGGTGCGCTACGCCAACAGCATACTGAAGAAGAAGATGCTGTTCGGATCCGACTGGCCGATGATCTCGCCGGAAAAATGGCTCGACGCCTTCGACAAGGCGGACTTCAAGGACGAGGTGAGGCCGCTGATCCTGAAGGAGAACGCGATGCGTCTTCTGGGCGTTTCTCAATGATCCCGTTTGCGGCTCCCGTCGACGACATCCTCTTTTCGATGGTTCAGGTGGCCGATGCGACGTCCTTGCCGGGCTGGGACGGGGAATTGGCCGAGGGCATCATCCGTCACTTCGCCGATTTCGCAGAAGGGGTGATCGCGCCTCTGGACGAGATCGGCGACCGGCAGGGCTGCCGGCTCGAGGGCGGCCGGGTGCGCATGCCGGACGGCTTTGCGCCGGCTTTCCGCCAGCTTGTCGAAATGGGTTGGCAGGGATTGACCGCGCCCGAACAGTTCGGCGGCATGGGGCAGGGCGGGCTTGTCGCGGCCGGCATCTCGGAAATCTTCTCCGGTGCCTGCCATTCCCTGCAGATGGTGTGCAATCTCGTTCCCGGCGCCGTGTCCACATTGCTGGCCTTCGGGAGCGAAGCCCAGCAGGCCGAGTGGGTTCCACGTCTGTCGGCGGGCGAGGTCCTGTCGACCATGTGCCTGACGGAACCCGGTGCCGGTTCCGATCTGTCGCGCATCCGCACCCGGGCGGTGCAGAGCGGCGACGGCTGGCGGCTCGACGGCGAAAAGATCTTCATCTCCGGCGGTGACCAGGACATGTCGGATGACATCCTGCATCTGGTCCTCGCCCGCACCGGCGCGCCGGAGGACGGTGTCAAAGGACTGTCGCTCTTTCTGACCAGCCGATCGCGGGCGGGTGCGACGATCGGCATCGTGCGCATCGAGGAGAAACTCGGTCTGCACGCGTCACCCACATGCCAGATGGCGTTTTCGGGGACCCCGGCAGAACTGGTCGGCAAGGAGGGCGAGGGACTGAAGGCGATGTTCAAGGTGATGAACCACGCCCGACTCGATGTGGCGCTGCAGGGCGTCGCCCATGCTGCCCGCGCGTCCGCCATCGCCGCCGCCTATGCCGGCGAACGCGTGCAGGGTCGCCGGAGCGACGGCGGCTCGGCCGTGTTGGCGGACCATGCCGATGTGCGCCGGATGCTTGACGAGCAGCGCACGCTCGCGCTCGGTGCCCGCGCCATGGTGCATCTGACACTGGTCGAGCAGGCTCGCGGCGATGCCGGGCCGCTGGTCGACTTCCTGACGCCGGTCTGCAAGGTCTTCTGCACGGAGGCGGGTATCCGGGCGGCTGATCTCGGGATCCAGATCCTGGGCGGGTACGGCTATCTTGGCGAGTACCGGGTGGCGCAGACATGGCGCGACGCCCGCATCACTTCGATCTATGAGGGCGCGAACGGCATCCACGCGCTGGCGCTGGCCACACGCGGCTTGCGGGCGGATGGCGGCGCAGGCGCAGATTCCTTTGACGCCCTGATTTGCCGATTGACCGCGCATCCCGACGTGCTGCGGCTTCGCGATCGTTGGCGGGCGATGCGCGCCGGTCTTTCGGCCCAAACCGACCCGGCGTCACATGCCCACGATTTCATGACGCTGACGGGCGCCTTGCTGTTCCAATCGGTCTGGTCGCGGATTGCGGGTGTCAGCGAGGATGGCGAAACGTCCCGGCTGTTCGACTTCGTTCTTTCCCGCCGACAGAGCGACGGTGTCATGAGCGCCGCGTAAGAGGCTGCAATTTTCGGATGTGATCGACCGAAATAGCGCCCGAAAATTGACCGGACCGGCTGCTGTTAGCAGTCGGTTAACCATGAAACCTTATGATTTTCTTCGGAAATGTCGGCTAGCCATCAGCTTCGGAGCATATCATGACGGTCATCACTTTCGCCAATACCAAGGGTGGGGCCGGCAAGACCACGGCGGTGCTGATCATCGCGTGCGAGCTTGAACGCATGGGATATTCCGTCGCCGTTCTGGACTGTGATCCGCAGAACTGGATCTCCAAATGGTACGAGCAGCTCGGCGCCAATGTTCCGGCCAAGCTTTCGGTCGTGTCCTATGTCTCTGCCGCCAATCTCGATCGCAACATAAAGGCTGCGAAGACAAAGAACGATTTCGTCCTCGTGGATCTGCCAGGTTCCCGCAGTCCGCTTCTGGCCCAGGCGCTCGGCCATTCGCAATACGTGATCATTCCGGTGCAGGGCTCGGCCATGGATGCGCAGGGCGCGGCCAACGTCATCGAGATCCTGCAGTATCTGAAGGTTCGGGCCGGCATTCACATTCCGCATTCGGTCGTTTTGACCCGCATCAATCCCATGGTGACCACCCGCGCATTGCAGGCCGTAAAGGCCCTTCTGGAAGAAAAGCGCGTGCATCTTCTCGATACGCCGATCATCGAGCGTTCGGCCTTCCGCGATGTCTTCGGGGCAGGTGAGACGCTCTACACGATGGACGCCCAGCGCGTCAGCAACCTCGACAAGGCGCAGCACAACGCGCACATGCTCGGCATGGAAGTCTTCCGCCGGATCATGCCCTATGCGGTCGGCAGAACGACGGAAGAGGGTTCCGTCCTCAACGTTGCCTGACGTCGATCAGAAAAGGGCGTCCTCGAAGAGATCGTCATCGTCCTTTTGAGATTGCGCGGGAGCAGCGGCCGCGCCCGCGGACTCCGGCAAACCAAGCACGTGGACGTGGACATCCCGTTCCGACTTCATCGTATAGGTCTTGAAGACCTGGGTGGATATGGCGGAGGCAATCTCCTCCAGTCCCGTCAGATCGACCGTTGCGCTACGCGCAGACGCCGTGCGCTCGGCGCAGGCGGCGATGATATCCTGTATGCCGTGGTGGAAGTTGAGGCCGGTAGTGGCAGCGGCAAGCTGGGCGGAAACATTGCTGCCGCAGTCCCGCAGTTCGCCCATCTGCAGATCGACGGTGTCGGCCGCCGTGGTGACATGGCTGAGGGCGATGTCGATATGCGCCGACAGGTCCTGGCCGTCCCCTTCGGATCGGGTCTTCTGCAGGTCGCTCGCCAGGGTCTCCAGCCGGCGCAGGTTGACGAGTGCGCGATCCGCGGCTTCGTCCAGCTTGGCGGAAAATGTCCTCAGTTCGCTGGTGACGACGGCGATCGCGCGGCCTTCCTCGCCGAGCCTGCCGCAGCGCAGATTGGTATTGAGCGCCATGTACTGGATGTCTGTGCGGACCAGCTGAATGGTTTCGACGCTGCGGACAAGATCTTCCACCACGCCGTTGGCGGATGTGGAAAGCCGCATGGCCTCGGCGGCCGACCGTTCGATGGCGCCGACGGTGCCGCGGGCGTTTTCCAGGCCCGCCTTGACCGCCGCCAGAGGCGTTGTCTCCGTTCCGGCTTGGCGTGGCAGCAGGGTCTCGTAGACCTGCATCAGCGAAGAGGCGTCGTTAAAAAAGGCGCGGATATTGCCGACGATCGTGCTGCATTCGCGGGAGAAATCGCTGCTCAGCGCATTCAGCTGCTCGTGTACGAGCTTGGTGACGGCCGCAAGAAGCCGCTCCCTGCTGTCGTCGTCAAGTGCTGCTGCATTGGCTTCGATCTGGGCCTGGGCAATGGAATAGGCTGCCTGGCAGTGCTCGATGCGCTGGCGCGTGACGTCGCCGATCTGCAGCGCGGACAGGCTGCTGGCAAGCCGCCCCTGGACCTTGTGGGCCATGTCGGTGACCTTGGCCGCGACCTTGCCCAACGCTTCGCGCTGCGACTTGATGGCCCCGGCGTTGTTCTTCAGATCGGCGACGATCAGCGGAATATCCGCGTCATGGCGGCTCATCTTGGAGCCGCTGACCGCTGTCGCCTGACCGATCATGCCGTGCAGGGTGGCGATCCGGTCCGAGAGGCTTTTGACTTCCTTGGTCGCGAACTGGATCCGCTCGATGATCTCGACGGCGAAGCCGGCAAAGTCGGGAATATGCGCGCCGGTAATCTTGGCCGTGGTCGCGAAGGTCCTGAGGTAGCGGAGCGTTTCTTCCATCGCCTGGATTTCCCGGCCGAGAGCCTGGCCCTCGACACCGATCTCTCCAAGCCGCATGTCACGGAATGTCTGCGCTTCGGGAAGTTCGGCAATGAGGCTGGCCGTCAGGGCGAGTTCCTGGGACGCTTCGGCCGCCTCTTCCTCCTTCAGCGAGCCGCTGACCCTCTCCAGCACCTGGGTCAACTGGGTGAAAACCTCCAGAACCGAGACCAGCAGGGTCCCGCCCTCGAGAAACCTCTGCTCGATCTGCGATCTGGCCTCCTCCAGCCTGCACGCGATGCCGTCCGTATCGGCCGCCGCCACCTCGTAGGTGGCCGGTGTCAGTCTCGCCAAAGCATTCATGGTCTTCTTCGTGTCCCCGTTGTCCGCTTCATAAGAGGCAACAAACTGAAATGTCTGGTAAATTCCGTGGACTACTTCTGATCGTGCTTAATGTCCGGTAACACCCGGGATTCAGCCCAGATGCCGGCGGTCCGCGGCAAGCAATTCCCGGGCGATCTGTTCGAGCGGTACCACCCGATCGACGCCGCCGCGGGCGATCGCTTCCTTCGGCATGCCGAAGACGACGGAGGTCGCCTCGTCCTGGGCCACGGTGAAGGCGCCACCCTTGTGCATCTCTTCCATTCCGCGAGCGCCGTCATCGCCCATCCCGGTCATGATGATGCCCATGGCGTTGCTGCCGGCCGACCTCGCCGCCGACCGGAAGAGAACGTCGACCGACGGACGATGGCGGGAGACGAGCGGGCCATCCTTGATGGCAACGCAGTAGCGCGCGCCCTGACGTTCGAGCATCATGTGCCGGCCGCCGGGAGCGATCAGGACATGACCGCGAAGCACGGGGTCGCCGTTCTCCGCTTCCTTGACCTCGACCTCGCACAATCCGTTCAATCGGTTGGCAAAGGCGGCAGTGAACTTTTCCGGCATGTGCTGGACGATGACGATGCCGGGCGTGTTGGCCGGCAGGGCGACGAGAAATTCGCGTAGCGCCTCGGTTCCGCCCGTGGACGCGCCGACGCAGACGACCATTTCCGTCGTCTTGGCCATGGCCCTGCCGGTGGGGGGAGGCAGGACGGCATCGGCCGTCAGCTTGCCCTGGATCTTGGTCGGGGCCGGTACGAGGCGACGTCGCGCGCCCAATCGGGCCGCAGCGGCGCCCTTGACCGTTTCGCGGATCATCGCGCCGGTCTCTTCCAGATGGTCGGCTGCCGCGATCTTCGGCTTCAGGATGATGTCGACGGCGCCGGCTTCCAGCGCCTGCATCAGCGTTTCCGAGCCTGCCTCCGTCAGCGACGAGCACATCACCACCGGAATGGGATGCTGCGACATCAACTTGCGCAGAAAGGTGATGCCGTCCATGCGCGGCATTTCCACGTCGAGCGTGATGACGTCCGGGATCTCTTCCTGGATCTTCTTGGCGGCCATGAAGGGATCGGAGGCGACGCCGATGATCTCGATCTCGTTGTCGGCCTCCAGAACGCGGGTCAAGGCCTGGCGGACGCTGGCGCTGTCGTCGACGATCAGGACACGGATTTTCCTGCCGAGTTGCATGTCCTAGACCTTTCTGAACACCGTGTTGGCCACCTGCTTGACGGGCAACTTCAGGCCGGTGATCGTTTCCGAGTGGCCGACATAGAGGTAGCCGCCCTCCATGAGATTGTCGCAGAGCCGGGAGAGCACTTTCTGCTGTGTCTCCTTGTCGAAGTAGATCAGCACGTTCCGGCAGAATACGATCTGCATGAGATCGCCGACCTTGTAGCTGCTGTCCATCAGGTTCAGGCGCGCGAAACCGACGTGCGAACGCAATTTCGGATGAATGCGCACTTCGTCGCGTGCCTGATCGCGCGATTCCATGACATAACGGGCGCGTTGCGGCTTGGAGACCGGCTGGATCATGCCGGTGGGATAGATGCCGCGATGGGCGATCTTCAGGACGTCGGTCGACAGGTCTGTCGCCAGAATTGTGTAGTCAAGCTTCTGCCCGGATGCGGCCTTGAAGTCCTCCATCACCATGGCAAGCGTGTAGGGTTCCGCACCGATGGAGCAGGCGGCGCTCCAGAGCCGCAACCGCTTGTGGCCAGCGGCCGCCAGTTCGGGCAGGCTGGTCTGCATCATGTGTTCGAAGTGCTTCGGCTCGCGAAAGAAGTCGGTCTTGTTGGTCGTGACCGCATCGATCAGGTGCACGGCCTCGCTTTCAAGGCCGCCATGCTTGAAGAGGTAATCGCAGTACTCGTTCAGGTCTTGCAGGCCGGTCGGACGCAATCGGCGGCGGATGCGGCCCTCCAGCATGGTTCGCTTGGAGGAGGGCATCTTGATGCCGCTGTAATCGTATATGTAGCGCGCCAGCATCTCGAAATTGCGATGGGAGAGGCCGGAGACGTCGCCCGGCGACGCCTCTGCTTCAGTGTGCCGCTGCGCTCTTGCTGCACTTCCGATCATGCCATTTCCACCTGCTTTTGACCGATGCCGGTCAGGGATTTCGCATC
Proteins encoded in this region:
- a CDS encoding chemotaxis response regulator protein-glutamate methylesterase; its protein translation is MQLGRKIRVLIVDDSASVRQALTRVLEADNEIEIIGVASDPFMAAKKIQEEIPDVITLDVEMPRMDGITFLRKLMSQHPIPVVMCSSLTEAGSETLMQALEAGAVDIILKPKIAAADHLEETGAMIRETVKGAAAARLGARRRLVPAPTKIQGKLTADAVLPPPTGRAMAKTTEMVVCVGASTGGTEALREFLVALPANTPGIVIVQHMPEKFTAAFANRLNGLCEVEVKEAENGDPVLRGHVLIAPGGRHMMLERQGARYCVAIKDGPLVSRHRPSVDVLFRSAARSAGSNAMGIIMTGMGDDGARGMEEMHKGGAFTVAQDEATSVVFGMPKEAIARGGVDRVVPLEQIARELLAADRRHLG
- a CDS encoding amidohydrolase family protein encodes the protein MVDFAKVRAIDIHTHAEEPCGCHADDGYDELQCTMAGYFGAPWTHPPTIPQTAAHYREKNIAAVIFPVDAERETGYRRYSNDEVLELVKQNDDVLIPFASIDPWKGKMAVREARRLVEEHGIKGFKFHPTMQGFYPNDRMAYPFYEVLAEHRCVALFHTGQTGVGSGMRGGNGMRLKYSNPMHLDDVAVDFPDMNIIAAHPSFPWQEEALAVAQHKPNVYIDLSGWSPKYFPPILVRYANSILKKKMLFGSDWPMISPEKWLDAFDKADFKDEVRPLILKENAMRLLGVSQ
- a CDS encoding CheR family methyltransferase, with product MIGSAARAQRHTEAEASPGDVSGLSHRNFEMLARYIYDYSGIKMPSSKRTMLEGRIRRRLRPTGLQDLNEYCDYLFKHGGLESEAVHLIDAVTTNKTDFFREPKHFEHMMQTSLPELAAAGHKRLRLWSAACSIGAEPYTLAMVMEDFKAASGQKLDYTILATDLSTDVLKIAHRGIYPTGMIQPVSKPQRARYVMESRDQARDEVRIHPKLRSHVGFARLNLMDSSYKVGDLMQIVFCRNVLIYFDKETQQKVLSRLCDNLMEGGYLYVGHSETITGLKLPVKQVANTVFRKV
- a CDS encoding feruloyl-CoA synthase encodes the protein MTETITALRTVRHSVTMHSGDQHLVLTSNLPLDPVVGRTADWLQHWAKTAPDRVFLSERAGEGWRDVTYHQALVHIRAIASALIARGMGPETPIVILSGNSIDHALLSYGAQFAGVPTVPLAEQYSLIPEAHARLLYIVEKVCPALAFVDDAGLYAGALGLPALAGVEIVASRTDGALRPVTPFADLLAEEVAADVDERLATVGPDTVAKILFTSGSSSDPKGVLTTQRMMCANQSQMASVLPFLKDRPPSICDWLPWNHVFGGSHNLNMMLAHGGTLTIDNGKPTKALFAETVRNTTERPGTLSFNVPVGFSMLVREMQTNAALREAYFRDLDMIFYAGASLPQDVWTSLETMAMEQRGRIPLMISSWGMTETAPATVMVHEPIGRSGVIGVPLPGTEVKLIPDEDLRCELRVKGPNIMPGYYGDPAKTAEAFDEGGFLKTGDAVRFVDPADPDRGLIFDGRVSEDFKLQTGTWVQAGKLRLDALEGLRGLVQDVVVCGHDRDAIGLFIFPRADQVHGDNCSDGAVIDSILQATIEERLRAMAKTATGSGRRISRAMILAEPPSLKDGELTDKGSLNVRKIITRRARLLERLYDNEDPALIRV
- a CDS encoding ParA family protein, whose product is MTVITFANTKGGAGKTTAVLIIACELERMGYSVAVLDCDPQNWISKWYEQLGANVPAKLSVVSYVSAANLDRNIKAAKTKNDFVLVDLPGSRSPLLAQALGHSQYVIIPVQGSAMDAQGAANVIEILQYLKVRAGIHIPHSVVLTRINPMVTTRALQAVKALLEEKRVHLLDTPIIERSAFRDVFGAGETLYTMDAQRVSNLDKAQHNAHMLGMEVFRRIMPYAVGRTTEEGSVLNVA
- a CDS encoding acyl-CoA dehydrogenase family protein, translated to MIPFAAPVDDILFSMVQVADATSLPGWDGELAEGIIRHFADFAEGVIAPLDEIGDRQGCRLEGGRVRMPDGFAPAFRQLVEMGWQGLTAPEQFGGMGQGGLVAAGISEIFSGACHSLQMVCNLVPGAVSTLLAFGSEAQQAEWVPRLSAGEVLSTMCLTEPGAGSDLSRIRTRAVQSGDGWRLDGEKIFISGGDQDMSDDILHLVLARTGAPEDGVKGLSLFLTSRSRAGATIGIVRIEEKLGLHASPTCQMAFSGTPAELVGKEGEGLKAMFKVMNHARLDVALQGVAHAARASAIAAAYAGERVQGRRSDGGSAVLADHADVRRMLDEQRTLALGARAMVHLTLVEQARGDAGPLVDFLTPVCKVFCTEAGIRAADLGIQILGGYGYLGEYRVAQTWRDARITSIYEGANGIHALALATRGLRADGGAGADSFDALICRLTAHPDVLRLRDRWRAMRAGLSAQTDPASHAHDFMTLTGALLFQSVWSRIAGVSEDGETSRLFDFVLSRRQSDGVMSAA